In Ctenopharyngodon idella isolate HZGC_01 chromosome 1, HZGC01, whole genome shotgun sequence, a single genomic region encodes these proteins:
- the LOC127512257 gene encoding lysozyme S, with translation MRIYPDMKMLAVMVILFLAAGLSDSVILTKCGLKQQLQTSLTLPPNTTDLLAQIVCHVQLTSNFNTSAIKMIIEPEKPHESQGSRKGRSAKKGRPSAKVTPKPHLESGEDKNEFWTLYGLFQLSDHVVCNSTRRHSLNLCGLTCDKLFDDDISDDVACVQVLINKMTAVIPDPETAKHIHKM, from the exons aTGAGAATCTATCCAGACATGAAGATGTTGGCAGTTATGGTCATTTTATTCCTGGCGGCCGGCTTGAGTGACAGTGTGATTCTGACTAAATGTGGGCTGAAGCAGCAGCTTCAAACAAGCCTTACACTGCCTCCGAATACGACCGACCTCCTGGCGCAGA TCGTGTGTCATGTCCAGCTGACCTCTAACTTCAATACCAGCGCCATTAAGATGATCATTGAGCCAGAAAAGCCACATGAAAGTCAAGGTTCTCGCAAGGGCAGGTCTGCCAAGAAAGGCCGCCCCTCCGCTAAAGTCACCCCTAAACCCCACTTGGAAAGTGGCGAGGACAAAAATGAGTTCTGGACCCTGTACGGCTTGTTCCAGCTCAGTGACCATGTGGTGTGCAACTCCACTCGACGTCATTCACTGAACCTCTGCGGACTGACCTGCGACA agcTGTTTGACGATGACATCAGTGATGATGTGGCCTGTGTCCAGGtccttataaataaaat GACTGCAGTGATTCCTGACCCCGAAACTGCTAAACACATCCATAAAATGTAA